The DNA sequence ttcatgcaaaacataaaatatgtgGTAATATTCGTTTTTGACGAATCTGATCGCATTGAAACGTTAagacttattttaaatatctatcgTAATCATCATAAACAAAAATACTGTTGCAATAAAACTTAAACAATTCTCAatctcaattaataaattcataaacaGATAACATTATCTTTAGTACGTATACACatgtaagatattttatacaaatattaaaaaatataatatatattaaaaaaatagagatataaaataaactgctatattaattaatgagaacATCTAGTTCAAAcacaatatataaatttagcaAACATGCCAGAAAGCATTTTCTTATGTATGTGCTATATCCTCAAACGTGTGTATATGTACTGATTTTCTAGTACATAGCAAGACTCTTGAAATATAACCAAAGAAAGGGGAAAAATACTGCCACCCATGGTGTATAAAAGCTTACGTCTTCGAACTTACAAGCCCAGTAAAGTATTAGGAACGAAAGGCAATGTACTGCTCGAAAGGCAAACTCTTTCGTTACTTCGGTAAATAATCTAACTAACAAAGTACATTCGCAAAGTCCAAGTAGTTTCCTCAATTGTCTTTCTCACGAGTTATATGTtgcagaatatttttattctgcgAGTATATGTAAAATTGATGCAATAACAAGGTGCTTATGTACTAACCATACAGTGATCAACGGGTGGCTGATATGGTCCTTGTATGGAGGCGCAGAAGCGATCGTTGGGGTCGACGAGTGTCAGGCTACGCGTGTGATACACTTCCTTCAATATCCAGGTTGCGTTCCGAAGCCGATTCCTAGTTACGCATGCAGAGGACGATGCAGCAGTTACCTGCAGGTACGAAACAGGATGCATTAGCTTTATTCCAAGTACACGTTAAGCTTATAATCTACTTCAATTGGTATTTATTGCAAAGGTAATAACGCAATAGGCATATGCTTGGGGGAGTTGCAAAGCAGAACACTTGATCAgtcctaaaaataattaacgaagcACTGCTTATCGCTAATGAGACGTTAAGATATATACTTGTGCAAGTGATTTCAAAACAATAAAAGCGCATTTTCCAAACCTTAGCACGATGTAAGGAAGTCTCGTACCTCTTATGCCTTTCCTATCTTTTGTACCAAGTGCCCACGTAACGTTTTTAGAAATGAGTCCCGACCGATTTGATACTGAAAAATATTGAGACTTACGTCTGATGTTTGATAGAATCCAttatcttttctctctttctctgtcccgctttttctctctctctctctcactctcactCACGCATATTCTGCCTATCGTAATGTAACGAGTGggagaaggagaagaagaagaagaaaaagaagaagaagaagaagaagaagaaggggagagagagagagagagagagagagaagggggggaggaagaaagagggaaatagagaaagagcGCGAGAGAATTAAGAAACACGTACGACAAACGTTCTGCTTGTTAACGCATGCACAGGTATCCGGATCTAAGATGTGGCAGATGGAGAGAAGCTGCATGTGTTGTCAGGAGAGCGGTGAGAGAGAGGCCAGTGTCTCCTTGTTCTGTCCGCGGGCGAAGCCAGGAGAGAAGAAGTTCCGGAAGGTGAGGGACCGTCGCCGGACCGCCAGGCGCTGATCGTTAGCGTGAACGTAGATCTCGTGCGCGCTTGTCGCCGCTTTTCTCTCACCGATTGCACGCCGATGAGATCAACGCAGAAAAGCCGTTCGACACCACGAGTTTCGCACTCGTGCGGCCATATTGTTTTTACACGCGACTCACCGCGACCAATCAGCGCGCGGCGTGCCAAAGCGCGGCCGGCAGCGGCGCGTACACTTAAAAGAGACTCAAAAAATATCCCAGTCATACACgccgaaaaaagaattattttaggGCTTACTTTGATCCCGTAACGCGTGACACGAATTCAGGGGGCTTTATTAATGTTCGGTCAATCGGTTTGAACAGTTTCTCGACgctcgaaagaaaatttaataaaacaatcttATTTTAACGTTTAGGTAATCACTAAGGCGCCGCTAGAATGCATGTGCAGACCGTGCACCAGCGTCGAGGAGTACGCGATAATACCTCAAGAGATTGCGGGATTCGCTGACGAGGGTCCTTTTGCAACAACCGCGCACTTCCGAAGATCCTCCGGACTGCAATAGATCGCCAGGATGCGATCTCGAGTTTCCCTTACCACGCAGAGGATATAGATTGATTTTATTCCGTATTATATATAGATGTATCTAGGCATATATTacatcaaaaataataaaagggatctaacaaaattgttcttaattaaatatcctcTTTCTCACTCAAAGCtgtaaatattctttttagatactaaaaaaaaaatttcatgttacaattattaaaattattgccttaaaaaaataatttaatcatttataaagtgtattattaaatgaattGGATGCAAATCGCCGTACAaggatacaattttttataaattttgatcaTGTCTAAGGTGCGCTTGCAATAAGCGTCGTTGCGAAGacgagaaaaaatataaatgacaagatatgaaaaaaaatatgcgctAGAATAGGAAACACATTGGGTGCTTTCTAGTGAACGACACAGACGAGACACTGTGTAGCACCGTGCCCATTAGTAAGATGACAACTAAAATACTTCTTTCTCACACTAATGGACAGTGTTACATAGTGTCGTTTGTGTAGTTTACTGGAAAGCACCCATAGATAACATAACGACAATCGCAACTCTTATGTTTCGGagttaagaaaatataaaataatgcggACTCCGTTAAtatacttaaataataatatatatatttacatacaaTATATAGGTATGTTCCATGTAATTTCAATCAAGTTTGTAATCGATTCGTCCGTGTGTGtttcatatttcaaaaatgGTCGATCGAAGGTTCTGACAGATGACACGATTTCTTTTGAGAGACCAAAGCAAAGACTCGATACACTTTCGCAAAAGCATATATCTTAACGTCCATCACGTCTATTCTCGCGAAAACAGTTCGCAATTTCCGAATGTGGATACCTTTGCAGGTACGATAAACCATGTGGTATCGGCACTTAAAGATTAATTGCCGGATAAACATAATATTCTTTGATAACTGTACACGCATACATGCACACTGAAAATCAGTCTCTCCCATACGAGCACGTTCGAAACAAGGATGAGCTCAACGCTGTACCTCAAATcagtttaataacaattttatacaattcgCTACAGCATTTGCTACGTGGACACACAACCCAATGTTTCCACGCGCCGCTCTGGTGCTCTATCATTTTTTCGCGcgcatacacatacacacgcactttctctctcttttgctcCTTGTGATTATAAATAGCTAGTGTTAAAAAATAGTaccttatatgtatatttatatatatatatataatgtgtatgtatatatatatatatatatatgttttgtgtacgtatatacatgtacacgcgtgtgtgtgtacatatgtatacgtgCATCATTTGTAATCTTTCATTTTCTAACTTCAACGTGTTCTAGATTACAGATCCTATCTCCGCAATATATATCCTTCGCTCTCGCCCTGTGCCATTTCTCATCGTGTTTTACGAGAGTGTCCTTTCTTATAATACAAGTTCTTATTTGCAAAGATATAAATTAGTAAATTCTGTTATATATACCGTATTCCGTTACAATAATAGGAAGAACCATATCGCTGTCAGTATCAGACTTGGTTTTATCTTGGTAGCTGTTTCCCTTTGCCTTACTTTctgaatttcttttattccacTTAAAATTGATCTACTCTCAGATTGCAAATTCCGATTTGCAATTTGTTATCTAAATCGTGTAACAAGCACTTCGGTTTGTGTTCCGTGATATTAGCATTAATATAATTGGAAGTAACGTTGAGTCTTCCCAATTCCAAGCATGGAAAAAAAGACGCAAACTCCGATTCTATTGAGCGATCGACCTATCTCGCTGCAGACACTTTACATAAGAaacacgttaattatttttcgagccactttttttttttgctttatttaaactttgaaccattttattgaattatatataataattatttttcatagttctgtaataattaataattaaactttaccTTCATTATGATACTGTATTTCAAATACAGCGGTCGTGTGTTTATTTTTTAGTCAGCACTCTCACTTCTCTTTACTTATTGGTAAAGACTGGTTGGAGTTGAAGTTCTAGattatattacatacatttatGTGTCACTTCATTGTTATTTACCGCACAGTTTCTTTCCTTCAATACTTGGGAGCGTCCCGGcgtttcaatttctttttatgcgaaaaaaaaacacaacgGCAATTTGATTTCGAGGCGTTGTATTTTCCTTTCAAGGGGGAAACGTGTAATcgagttttttaattagacgATAATGCAATAATTGATCACAGTATCGTCAACAGCCCTGATTCACACTAGTTGACAATTCCTCAACACTAGAATTATCGTCCGGTTCTTGAAGATCGGTAAAAAACGATGTAAGTGCAACAATTGAGACACTATGGCCTTCGACATCCGGTCCTTCTGGAGCCTTTTTTTGCCACGTCAAAAACGCGTCACTTGATATCACATTGTCCATCCACAATTGATTCATAATTGGAACAAGGGTACCTATAATATTAAgcaacgtaaaattatgatataaaaaaaaactataaaataaaaaaattaataaaacagcaTAAACGTTAAGTTTTACAATAAgtataaacatttttcactTACCAGGTGGAAACTCGATCATCTTAATGTATCTTTGAATTGCATAAAGACATTGCAATTCCAATAAATCATTTGCATCGACATATCGTTGAATCAACGTTTCCAAAGTCCCAAAAGTATCCAAGTTTAACTTCCAAGTGCCGTGGTGTCGTTCTGCAcatagagaaaaagagtaattaaaatattttcacgtaaaagaatagaaataattttttttttaatcacagtCAGTATCCTTTTGGCTTAACAACACAAAGAtaattcatttataaaatgtatcttTACTCTAAATCAAATATATCATCATACTTATTTTACCataaaactgtaaaaaaaaaaaaaattgcaatactaaaatattaaaaaaaaaaaagcatggtATAATACATACCTAACGTAGTTTCTAAGATGGCAGTCATTAAATGTCTTATAAACTGGGGATCCTTCTCGTTACTACCGACATTAGCCtgaaataatgaattaatagtgaaaaaacaatttatataaaaagctACATAGAACTCGTCAATTTTGCTATACTTACAGTTATCCAACTGCAAATTTCGTCGAAAGAAGTATTTTCTTTCATGAGCCTTGTAAGATTTTCTTGAACTTTTTCGAACGAGATTTGCTCGTTAACAGCGGAGTCTTTGGCACTATTATAATCACCAGATAAAAACTCCAAATTCTGAAAACAGAAATAGTGgcaaatcaataaaattacgcgcgtacaagattaaaataaaataatttaagaaaaagattataaaaaagaaaaagaaataaaataatatacttacgTATTCTTGAATGATTTTATCAACGTTTTCTCGTTCCGGATCAATTAAGTTATTCAGTTGAAGTCCACTTTGGTCCCATTTGTCGGCAAGCCACTTAGGCCCTTTATCACGAGATACTTTTGTAAAAAGTTCTCCAAGGAATTTTCCCACAAAGCCTTGTTCTCtcaaatttaaacatatactCTTCAATTCAGATAATGGGATAGCACCGTCTTCTATCGAATGTGCTGCAACACAAATTTTCAAGCGTGTGAATCAAttccatattaaaaaaaagttaataaattattatacattttttcagTCCTGTTGAGCTATATAATATACCCGCACGGTAATTTTCTATGGCGTTAAATATAAACGTCAtcataaaacagaatttttattatccattatattttttttcgcagctAATctacgacaaaaaaaattaacgcatgTTACTTACACAGTATTTCGGCTAAATACG is a window from the Cardiocondyla obscurior isolate alpha-2009 linkage group LG01, Cobs3.1, whole genome shotgun sequence genome containing:
- the Burs gene encoding bursicon, giving the protein MWNERQCTARKANSFVTSVNNLTNKVHSQSPSSFLNCLSHELYVAEYFYSASICKIDAITRCLCTNHTVINGWLIWSLYGGAEAIVGVDECQATRVIHFLQYPGCVPKPIPSYACRGRCSSYLQVSGSKMWQMERSCMCCQESGEREASVSLFCPRAKPGEKKFRKVITKAPLECMCRPCTSVEEYAIIPQEIAGFADEGPFATTAHFRRSSGLQ